Proteins from one Flammeovirgaceae bacterium genomic window:
- a CDS encoding carbohydrate binding family 9 domain-containing protein — protein MKTLHAKEATGPIQLDGVLDEASWQEAETAVGFWQYWPNDSVRAKTNTEVKITYDDNFLYVGAKLYHYNDKKYIINSLNRDFQGPEIDGFHVNFDTYHDNTNAFNFAINPSGAQREGTISDGGNGRIDVSWDNKWFSDVKVYDNYWIAEMAIPFKTIRYKEGSTTWGFNSFRLDGNANERVVWTLVPQGFSMNSLALDGELVFDKPLKKPGPNISIIPYMAGGSSKNYEEGTPRDNSFSVGGDAKIGVTPGLNLDLTVNPDFSQVEVDRQQTNISRFELFFPEKRQFFLENNDLFSNFGGRESKPFFSRRIGIARDTATGQNIQNTIYAGMRLSGKLDKNWRVGLLNMQAAPDDRNGLPSYNYGMAVLQRKVFSNSTVSAFMVNKEAAFNDKEKTYDVGLGHYNRVLGSEFNYRSVNGRFSTSAFYHRSFNELDTLHKEFSTGLEANYRTRQFSIFSLYREVGNGYTAEVGFVPRVNFKKSFTRGQFNFYPSGSTISSHGPSIEYENTWNNEHARTDQFASIGYEVNFVNLSRLSVEATFDYTYLLDDFDPARADNGLSLLAGTDYAYTAFRWNYGSNTRKTFFFRLSGSAGGFFNGNIFNLNGDINYRIRPVFNFSVDYNYNRIRLPAPYNDADLFLIGPKFEFTFTRSLFFTTLVQYNNQLDNINLNARFQWRYKPVSDFFLVYTDNYFTSPMFLGARNRAIVFKMTYWLNL, from the coding sequence ATGAAAACCCTTCATGCCAAAGAAGCAACGGGGCCCATCCAACTGGATGGCGTATTGGACGAGGCCTCCTGGCAGGAAGCGGAAACGGCCGTTGGCTTTTGGCAATACTGGCCCAACGACTCCGTCCGGGCCAAAACAAATACGGAGGTGAAAATCACTTACGATGACAATTTTTTGTACGTGGGGGCGAAGCTTTACCATTACAACGACAAAAAATACATCATCAATTCGTTGAACAGGGATTTCCAGGGCCCGGAAATTGACGGCTTCCATGTCAACTTTGATACCTACCACGACAATACGAACGCGTTTAACTTCGCCATCAACCCATCGGGCGCCCAACGCGAAGGCACCATCTCCGATGGGGGCAACGGGCGGATAGACGTATCGTGGGACAACAAATGGTTTTCGGACGTGAAAGTGTATGACAACTACTGGATCGCTGAAATGGCCATTCCCTTCAAGACCATCCGGTACAAAGAGGGCAGCACCACATGGGGCTTCAATTCCTTTCGGTTGGACGGCAATGCCAATGAAAGGGTGGTGTGGACCCTTGTGCCCCAGGGGTTCTCCATGAATTCTTTGGCCCTTGACGGTGAATTGGTTTTTGACAAACCCCTGAAGAAACCGGGGCCCAATATTTCCATCATTCCATATATGGCCGGTGGCTCATCCAAAAACTATGAAGAGGGGACCCCGCGCGACAATAGCTTTTCCGTTGGGGGCGATGCCAAAATTGGCGTGACGCCCGGCCTCAACCTGGACTTGACGGTAAACCCGGACTTCTCGCAAGTGGAGGTGGACCGCCAGCAGACCAACATTTCGCGCTTTGAGCTCTTCTTCCCTGAAAAGCGGCAGTTTTTTCTAGAAAACAACGACCTCTTTTCCAACTTCGGTGGAAGGGAGTCAAAACCTTTTTTCTCGAGAAGGATCGGGATTGCACGGGACACGGCCACGGGGCAAAACATTCAGAACACCATTTATGCGGGCATGCGCCTCAGCGGGAAGCTGGACAAAAACTGGCGCGTGGGCTTACTGAACATGCAGGCCGCCCCTGATGACAGAAATGGGCTGCCCTCATACAACTACGGCATGGCCGTGCTCCAGCGAAAAGTATTTTCCAACTCCACGGTATCGGCCTTTATGGTCAATAAAGAGGCGGCATTCAACGACAAGGAAAAAACCTACGATGTGGGGCTTGGCCACTATAACAGGGTGCTGGGCTCGGAGTTCAATTACCGGTCGGTAAACGGCCGCTTTAGCACCTCTGCTTTTTACCACCGGTCTTTCAATGAACTGGACACGCTGCACAAGGAATTTTCCACAGGCCTGGAGGCCAACTACCGTACCCGGCAATTCAGCATTTTCAGCCTTTACCGGGAGGTAGGCAACGGGTACACCGCTGAAGTAGGGTTTGTCCCTCGTGTCAATTTTAAAAAGTCGTTCACCCGGGGGCAGTTCAACTTTTACCCTTCGGGCAGCACCATCAGCAGCCATGGCCCGTCCATCGAATACGAGAACACCTGGAACAACGAACATGCCCGGACGGACCAATTTGCCAGTATTGGGTACGAAGTCAATTTTGTGAACCTGTCAAGGCTGTCCGTTGAGGCCACCTTTGACTACACCTACCTCTTGGACGATTTTGACCCGGCCAGGGCCGACAACGGCTTGTCCCTGTTGGCCGGAACGGATTATGCATACACTGCCTTTCGGTGGAACTACGGCTCCAACACGCGCAAAACTTTTTTCTTCAGGCTCAGCGGGTCCGCAGGGGGTTTTTTCAATGGAAATATTTTTAACCTTAACGGTGATATCAACTACCGCATAAGGCCGGTGTTTAACTTTTCTGTGGATTATAACTACAACAGGATACGCTTGCCCGCCCCGTACAACGATGCGGACTTGTTCCTGATCGGCCCCAAATTTGAATTTACCTTCACCCGAAGCCTTTTCTTCACCACCTTGGTGCAATACAACAACCAGCTCGACAATATAAACTTAAACGCAAGGTTTCAATGGCGGTACAAGCCGGTCTCTGATTTCTTCCTCGTTTATACCGACAACTACTTTACCTCACCAATGTTCCTGGGGGCACGCAATAGGGCCATTGTTTTCAAAATGACCTACTGGCTCAATTTATAG
- a CDS encoding PD-(D/E)XK nuclease family protein has translation MQPFLKDIAQKIAARPNLGGLTIVFPNRRAALFFQKYLSEGLARPTWSPRLVSIESFFSSLSELREPDRLSLIHRLYRVYNEVMGSEEPFDRFYFWGDMLLRDFDEVDKYMVDAPLMFRDLSKLKELDESFDFLTEGQRGFLKGFWANFEEKPAGSKESFLKVWRKLPKVYATYVKSLKKEKLGYEGMVHREVAVKAMGKGILGKDERGTDYVFAGFNALTKAEETLIGYFVGEGAACYWDLDAYYVEDNWQEAGRFFRQYRNHPVLSKTFEAPPANFKGAPKEIKLTGVPQRIGQAKLVGQALGAGLPPGDEMEKTVIVLPDEAMLLPVLHSLPPGLPDVNVTMGYSLGNTPLYNLLDLLIELQLHRSGSHFSHRQVTAILAHAYVLNFVKEQAQEIKYGIIEANRVYIPQEELALPHTLLEELFQLVGPEGASEYLLGVVKTLGTSFSDGQGFDKEYAFHFYRHLSRLHEVLHEAGKHPDWRGFQKLFRQVVISQKIPFSGEPLKGLQVMGVLETRNLDFENVFLLSLNEGMLPSAARQGSYIPHSIRRAYQLPTHDHQDAMYAYLFYRLLQRAKKVSLYYNTEPDVIGNGEMSRFAQQLVYESGLGISHHVLHNPVQANAIEPVAIAKTGEVMALLGKYIKSKGVQEGKRDLSPSALNDFMECKLKFYLKHLAGLREAGEVEEDLDARLFGNLLHDVVYWFYEGMAKENNGRVEKAMFRDWPKRVDQLIDKAFIKLYHLDPGKPVTYEGQRIVVRTIAREFVGRIIQHDKAYAPFAVEALEAKFSGAVAIEGHEVMLGGKIDRVDSKDGTVRIIDYKTGNDELVLEDIASLFNREGKRNKAAFQTMLYAYLYYRERKVEARIVPGLMNRKNLFDHNFSFGHPLGKGSKKKGAIEDARQYFDEFEKLLVNALEDLYDPESPFDQTTNLKACSWCPYKGICRR, from the coding sequence GTGCAACCATTTTTAAAAGATATTGCCCAAAAGATAGCTGCCCGCCCCAACCTGGGCGGCCTTACCATTGTGTTTCCCAACAGAAGGGCGGCCTTGTTTTTTCAAAAGTATTTGTCGGAAGGGCTGGCCCGCCCCACCTGGTCCCCCAGGCTGGTCAGTATTGAATCTTTTTTTTCTTCCCTGTCGGAATTACGCGAGCCCGACCGCCTGTCCCTGATCCACCGGTTGTACAGGGTATACAATGAAGTGATGGGCAGCGAGGAGCCATTCGACCGGTTTTATTTCTGGGGGGATATGTTGCTGCGCGATTTTGATGAGGTGGACAAATACATGGTGGACGCACCCTTGATGTTCAGGGACCTTAGCAAATTAAAGGAACTGGACGAGTCTTTCGATTTTCTTACGGAAGGACAACGCGGGTTCCTCAAAGGGTTTTGGGCAAACTTTGAGGAAAAACCTGCCGGTAGCAAGGAAAGTTTTTTGAAGGTTTGGAGAAAGCTGCCGAAAGTATATGCCACGTATGTCAAGTCATTGAAAAAAGAAAAGCTGGGCTACGAAGGCATGGTGCACAGGGAAGTGGCGGTAAAAGCAATGGGCAAGGGGATATTGGGAAAAGATGAAAGAGGCACAGACTATGTTTTTGCAGGGTTCAATGCGCTGACCAAAGCAGAGGAGACCCTCATTGGTTACTTTGTGGGCGAAGGGGCCGCCTGTTACTGGGACCTCGATGCTTACTATGTGGAGGATAATTGGCAGGAAGCAGGGCGTTTTTTCAGGCAATACAGAAACCACCCGGTGCTTTCGAAAACATTTGAAGCCCCCCCTGCCAACTTTAAAGGTGCCCCAAAGGAGATAAAGCTAACGGGCGTGCCGCAGCGCATAGGTCAGGCAAAGTTGGTGGGGCAGGCACTTGGCGCGGGCTTGCCGCCTGGGGACGAAATGGAAAAAACCGTGATTGTGTTGCCAGACGAGGCCATGCTGCTGCCGGTCCTGCACTCATTGCCCCCCGGCCTGCCTGACGTGAACGTAACAATGGGGTATTCCCTGGGCAACACCCCCCTGTACAATTTGCTCGACCTGCTCATAGAGCTGCAGTTGCACCGCAGCGGAAGCCATTTCAGCCATCGCCAGGTGACGGCCATTTTGGCCCATGCCTATGTGTTGAATTTTGTGAAGGAGCAGGCGCAGGAGATTAAATACGGCATTATTGAGGCCAACCGTGTTTACATACCCCAGGAGGAGTTGGCCTTGCCCCATACCCTCCTGGAGGAGCTGTTCCAACTGGTGGGGCCGGAAGGGGCTTCGGAATACCTGCTGGGCGTGGTAAAAACATTAGGCACCTCCTTTTCCGATGGCCAGGGTTTTGATAAGGAGTATGCATTTCATTTTTATCGCCACCTCTCCCGATTGCATGAGGTGTTGCACGAAGCCGGCAAGCACCCCGACTGGCGGGGGTTTCAGAAGCTTTTCCGCCAGGTGGTCATTTCCCAGAAGATACCGTTTTCGGGCGAACCCCTGAAAGGCCTGCAGGTGATGGGGGTATTGGAGACGCGCAACCTGGATTTTGAAAACGTGTTTCTGCTGTCGCTCAATGAGGGCATGTTGCCCTCTGCCGCAAGGCAAGGCTCCTACATTCCCCACAGCATCCGCAGGGCTTACCAACTGCCCACGCACGACCATCAGGACGCCATGTACGCCTACTTGTTCTACAGGCTGCTGCAAAGGGCAAAGAAAGTAAGCCTTTACTATAATACTGAGCCGGACGTTATCGGAAATGGGGAGATGAGCCGTTTTGCCCAGCAGTTGGTGTATGAGTCAGGGCTAGGAATATCCCACCATGTGCTGCACAACCCGGTTCAGGCAAATGCCATCGAACCCGTTGCCATTGCCAAAACCGGTGAGGTGATGGCCTTGTTGGGGAAATACATAAAAAGCAAGGGCGTACAGGAGGGAAAACGCGACCTGTCACCATCGGCCCTCAACGATTTCATGGAATGCAAGCTGAAATTTTACCTTAAGCACCTGGCAGGCCTGCGCGAGGCCGGGGAAGTGGAGGAAGACCTGGACGCGCGCCTGTTTGGAAACCTGCTTCACGATGTTGTGTATTGGTTTTATGAAGGGATGGCAAAGGAAAACAATGGGCGAGTGGAAAAGGCCATGTTCAGGGATTGGCCCAAGCGGGTCGACCAGTTGATCGACAAGGCCTTTATCAAATTGTACCATCTCGACCCGGGCAAGCCGGTAACCTATGAAGGCCAACGTATCGTGGTGCGCACCATTGCCAGGGAATTTGTTGGCAGGATCATCCAACACGACAAGGCATATGCCCCTTTTGCCGTGGAAGCATTGGAAGCAAAGTTTTCCGGGGCTGTTGCCATAGAGGGGCATGAGGTGATGTTGGGCGGCAAAATCGATAGGGTGGACAGCAAGGACGGCACGGTGCGCATCATCGATTATAAAACCGGCAATGATGAACTGGTCTTGGAAGACATTGCCAGTTTGTTCAACAGGGAAGGCAAACGCAACAAAGCGGCCTTTCAAACCATGCTGTATGCATACCTCTATTATAGAGAGCGTAAGGTGGAGGCCAGGATCGTCCCGGGATTGATGAACCGCAAAAACCTGTTTGACCACAACTTTTCATTTGGCCATCCTTTGGGCAAGGGAAGCAAGAAGAAAGGGGCCATTGAAGATGCCCGTCAATATTTTGATGAGTTTGAAAAGCTGCTTGTCAATGCCCTTGAAGACCTGTACGACCCGGAAAGCCCATTTGACCAAACCACCAACCTGAAGGCATGCAGTTGGTGCCCTTACAAGGGTATTTGCAGGCGATAA
- a CDS encoding metallophosphoesterase family protein — protein sequence MKVAALYDIHGNLPALEAVLEETGRLKVDNIVVGGDVVLGPMSRGCMDKLLGLETPVTFIKGNCEVAVLEELDGGFTGPLPESVVEDIRWTAREILPGHQREMARWPMTYVLEMAKLGKVLFCHATPRNENENFTKLTPEENLLPVFGKLDADLVVCGHTHMQFDRKIGNVRVVNAGSVGMPFGRPGAYWLLLGPEVGLRHTYYDMEKAAERIKGTAYPHAHQFAEGHVKNPPTEEAMLKILGGS from the coding sequence ATGAAGGTGGCGGCCTTATACGATATACACGGAAACCTTCCGGCCCTGGAAGCCGTGCTTGAGGAAACCGGCCGGCTAAAGGTGGACAACATCGTGGTGGGGGGCGATGTGGTGCTGGGGCCCATGTCGCGCGGGTGCATGGACAAATTGCTGGGATTGGAAACCCCTGTTACCTTCATTAAAGGCAATTGTGAAGTGGCGGTGTTGGAGGAATTGGACGGAGGCTTTACAGGGCCCCTTCCCGAAAGTGTGGTTGAAGATATCCGCTGGACGGCACGCGAAATTTTGCCTGGGCACCAGAGGGAAATGGCACGATGGCCGATGACATATGTTTTGGAAATGGCCAAGCTTGGCAAAGTGCTGTTTTGCCATGCCACACCGCGAAATGAAAATGAAAATTTCACAAAACTAACCCCGGAGGAAAACCTGCTTCCTGTGTTTGGCAAGCTGGATGCCGACCTGGTGGTGTGCGGCCACACCCACATGCAATTTGACCGCAAGATCGGGAATGTCCGCGTGGTCAATGCAGGAAGTGTGGGGATGCCCTTTGGCCGGCCCGGGGCATATTGGCTGCTGTTGGGCCCCGAAGTAGGGTTGCGCCATACTTATTATGACATGGAAAAGGCTGCCGAACGCATCAAAGGCACCGCATACCCACATGCTCACCAGTTTGCCGAAGGCCATGTAAAAAACCCTCCTACCGAAGAGGCCATGCTAAAAATATTGGGTGGTTCCTGA
- a CDS encoding quinone-dependent dihydroorotate dehydrogenase, which yields MYKIIIRPILFLFDPEAIHHFVFGLLSAVGKIPGAFPLMKALFGYRDPRLEKDLFGIRFPNPVGLAAGFDKDAKLIDGLACFGFGFIEIGTLTPRPQPGNAKPRLFRLPKDRALINRMGFNNEGVEAAVARLKKRNSKVIIGGNIGKNKDTPNEKAFSDYMLCFEALYPHVDYFVVNVSSPNTPGLRELQDKEPLKRLLSHVKGLSRSKEKVKPVLLKIAPDLSMVQLDDIVSIVRETKTDGVIATNTTIGREGLLAPQDKIVSIGAGGLSGKPLARKSTEVIAYLRKQLGQGYPIIGVGGIMSPGDALEKLNAGADLVQLYTGFIYEGPGVVKRTNKKLLQNQAS from the coding sequence ATGTACAAGATAATCATACGTCCCATCCTTTTTCTTTTTGACCCGGAGGCAATCCATCATTTTGTTTTTGGCCTATTGTCGGCAGTAGGCAAAATCCCAGGTGCCTTTCCTTTGATGAAGGCCCTGTTTGGCTACCGGGACCCACGGCTTGAAAAAGACCTTTTTGGGATCAGGTTTCCCAATCCGGTGGGTTTGGCGGCAGGGTTTGACAAAGATGCAAAATTAATAGACGGGCTGGCCTGCTTTGGGTTTGGGTTTATTGAGATTGGCACACTTACCCCCCGCCCGCAGCCCGGCAACGCCAAGCCGCGTTTGTTCAGGTTGCCAAAAGACCGCGCCCTCATCAACCGCATGGGGTTCAACAATGAGGGGGTGGAGGCCGCGGTGGCAAGGTTGAAAAAACGAAATTCCAAGGTCATTATCGGGGGCAACATAGGCAAGAACAAGGATACGCCCAACGAAAAGGCATTCTCCGATTACATGCTCTGCTTTGAAGCATTGTACCCCCACGTGGATTATTTTGTAGTAAACGTAAGCTCGCCAAACACGCCCGGGCTGCGCGAGCTCCAGGACAAAGAACCGTTGAAGCGCCTGCTGTCGCATGTAAAAGGTTTGAGCAGGTCAAAGGAAAAGGTAAAGCCTGTGCTGTTGAAAATTGCACCGGACCTGAGCATGGTACAATTGGACGATATTGTATCGATAGTGCGGGAAACGAAAACAGACGGTGTGATTGCCACCAACACCACTATAGGCAGGGAAGGGTTGCTCGCCCCACAAGACAAGATAGTTTCGATTGGCGCGGGGGGGCTCAGCGGAAAGCCCCTGGCCAGGAAATCCACGGAGGTGATTGCCTATTTGCGAAAGCAGTTGGGCCAGGGGTACCCCATCATCGGGGTGGGGGGCATTATGTCCCCGGGGGACGCGCTGGAAAAATTAAATGCCGGGGCGGATTTGGTCCAGCTTTATACGGGCTTCATTTACGAAGGGCCTGGCGTGGTAAAGCGGACCAATAAGAAACTCCTGCAAAACCAGGCTTCTTGA
- a CDS encoding UvrD-helicase domain-containing protein, with the protein MLSFRNSENPTPQLLKKPFQIYRSSAGSGKTRTLAKAYLGLALKFRDDYFKHILAVTFTNKATQEMKERILHYLNDFANGLENDLATELEGELGLAPDGLGKRSRGVRSAILHNYSQFAISTIDAFFQKIIRSFTREAGLLGNFRLEVENDLVMEEVVNDLMDELGHNQQLTDWVVEFSRDRLLEGDNWNIVAALNDFARVVFSEEFQAIEDQLEKPSSGANPYVGTMKVLQKELAQFESYMKPYALEALGILEQNGIAANDFNYKDSGTVLKYFREFSKGQFYSSKGPRIQSALAAGSNWGSKKGRNYDALTRLADSQLMPILKAMVDYEKAHVRRYNSAKEVLKKFHAFGLIADITRKLKAYKEANNIMLLADAPKFLNGVINDSDTPFIYEKVGSHFRHYLIDEFQDTSGLQWKNFFPLLKDAIDQGQASMVVGDVKQSVYRWRGGDLQLLQNEVGQAIGGHATDIRELTANYRSAEVLVDFNNAFFAKAPGIISETTENPMAAEAYRDVIQETKKYPGKGFVDITFLEKPDEDEDWTSEVMKRLPLLLEGLQDKKIKLKDIAILVRKNDEGQRIATELMQYKHKQARPGYRYDVVSNESLRLDTATSVNLLVSALRYLHNPNDAIVRGQLAFEVNKGKPLGKIFLEAGRSQMKELLPGAFLKETGWLNRLSIFELTEELIRMFDLGREESELAYLQAFQDLVLEFSAMEKNDLASFLEWWDNIKAKRSIQVAGNVDAISILTVHKAKGLQFKYVIIPFLNWKLGHDKQTLLWVRSDKPPFDKMGYLTVQYKSNLLETYFDEDYRQERAKSYLDNLNLLYVAFTRAEEGLMAFALKPNKKRGDGKMVTVGDLAYACLEGNEKFAPFFQGDRLQVGTLELLDATPPGGQYLPETLKHYASHSWRQKLVIKREGVEFFEERTSGKRASINYGILMHRLLAHIRYKPEAGRVLDELHIKNEFSEGEQEVLAGTLKKMLDHKVVGGWFGKEWEVRTEVPVLVPGGRPGRIDRVMLGKKKTVIVDYKTGAKKDRDREQVEGYAGLLAQMGYPNVHGYLLYLDNMEVVEVLAGPTLSLGF; encoded by the coding sequence TTGTTATCTTTCAGGAATTCTGAAAACCCAACGCCCCAGCTCCTGAAAAAACCATTTCAAATCTACCGTTCTTCGGCCGGGTCGGGCAAGACCCGCACGCTGGCAAAAGCCTATTTGGGGCTGGCCCTGAAGTTCCGGGACGATTACTTTAAGCACATTCTGGCGGTAACGTTTACCAACAAGGCCACACAGGAGATGAAGGAACGCATCCTGCATTACCTCAACGACTTTGCCAACGGGCTGGAAAACGACCTCGCCACGGAACTGGAAGGGGAATTGGGCCTGGCGCCCGATGGATTGGGAAAGCGAAGCCGTGGGGTCCGATCGGCCATCCTCCATAATTATTCCCAGTTTGCCATCAGCACCATTGATGCCTTTTTTCAAAAAATAATACGGTCGTTTACCCGGGAGGCCGGCCTGTTGGGCAACTTCAGGCTGGAGGTGGAAAACGACCTGGTGATGGAAGAAGTGGTAAACGATCTTATGGACGAGTTGGGGCATAACCAGCAGCTTACCGACTGGGTGGTGGAGTTTTCGAGGGACCGCCTGCTGGAGGGGGACAACTGGAACATTGTGGCCGCCCTAAACGATTTTGCCAGGGTGGTTTTCAGTGAGGAGTTTCAGGCCATTGAAGACCAACTGGAGAAACCATCCAGCGGGGCCAATCCTTATGTGGGGACCATGAAGGTATTGCAAAAGGAATTGGCCCAGTTTGAAAGCTACATGAAGCCATATGCCTTGGAGGCCCTGGGGATATTGGAACAAAACGGCATTGCGGCCAACGACTTTAATTACAAGGATTCAGGTACCGTGCTGAAATATTTCAGGGAATTTTCAAAAGGACAATTTTATTCCTCAAAAGGCCCAAGGATCCAATCCGCCCTTGCCGCGGGCTCCAACTGGGGCAGTAAAAAAGGCAGGAACTACGATGCCCTTACACGATTGGCCGACAGCCAACTGATGCCCATACTAAAGGCAATGGTCGATTATGAAAAGGCGCATGTGCGCAGGTACAACTCCGCAAAAGAGGTATTGAAAAAATTCCATGCCTTTGGGTTGATAGCCGATATCACCCGTAAGCTTAAAGCCTATAAGGAAGCGAACAACATCATGCTGTTGGCCGATGCGCCAAAGTTTTTGAACGGGGTGATCAATGACAGTGATACACCTTTTATTTACGAGAAGGTGGGCTCCCATTTTCGGCATTACCTCATTGATGAATTTCAGGACACATCGGGCCTCCAGTGGAAGAACTTTTTTCCATTGTTGAAGGATGCCATTGACCAGGGCCAGGCAAGCATGGTGGTGGGCGATGTGAAGCAATCGGTTTACCGCTGGCGCGGTGGCGATTTGCAATTGTTGCAAAATGAAGTGGGGCAGGCCATTGGGGGCCATGCCACGGATATCCGCGAGCTAACAGCCAACTATCGGAGTGCGGAGGTGTTGGTGGATTTTAACAATGCCTTTTTTGCAAAAGCCCCTGGCATCATCAGCGAAACCACAGAAAACCCCATGGCCGCGGAGGCCTACCGGGACGTAATCCAGGAAACAAAAAAATATCCTGGCAAGGGATTCGTGGACATCACTTTCCTGGAAAAGCCTGATGAAGATGAGGACTGGACTTCGGAGGTGATGAAAAGGCTGCCCTTGCTGTTGGAAGGACTTCAGGACAAAAAAATCAAGCTTAAGGACATCGCCATACTTGTTCGCAAAAACGATGAAGGCCAGCGCATTGCCACGGAATTGATGCAATACAAGCACAAGCAGGCCAGGCCGGGCTATCGCTACGATGTGGTTTCCAATGAGTCTTTGCGGTTGGACACCGCTACATCCGTCAATTTATTGGTAAGTGCCCTGCGCTACCTGCACAATCCCAATGACGCCATTGTGCGCGGGCAACTTGCTTTTGAAGTAAACAAGGGCAAGCCGCTGGGCAAAATTTTTTTGGAGGCGGGGAGGTCACAAATGAAAGAACTGTTGCCGGGGGCATTCCTGAAAGAAACGGGATGGCTGAACAGGCTTTCGATATTTGAATTGACGGAAGAGCTCATTCGTATGTTTGACCTGGGCCGTGAGGAAAGTGAACTGGCCTACCTCCAGGCCTTTCAGGACCTGGTGCTGGAATTTTCGGCCATGGAAAAAAACGACCTCGCGTCCTTTTTGGAATGGTGGGACAACATAAAGGCGAAGCGGTCCATACAGGTGGCGGGCAACGTGGACGCCATAAGCATACTGACCGTCCATAAGGCGAAGGGCCTGCAATTTAAGTACGTGATCATTCCGTTTTTGAACTGGAAGCTGGGCCACGACAAGCAAACTTTGCTATGGGTGCGGTCCGACAAGCCGCCTTTCGACAAGATGGGGTACCTCACCGTTCAGTATAAAAGCAATTTATTGGAAACCTACTTTGACGAGGACTACCGACAGGAGCGGGCCAAGAGCTACCTGGACAACCTGAATTTGTTGTACGTGGCCTTCACCCGTGCCGAAGAGGGGCTGATGGCGTTCGCCCTAAAGCCTAATAAAAAAAGAGGGGATGGGAAAATGGTAACGGTGGGCGACCTGGCTTACGCGTGCCTGGAAGGCAATGAAAAATTTGCCCCTTTTTTCCAGGGGGACCGGCTGCAGGTAGGCACCTTGGAGTTGCTGGACGCCACCCCCCCGGGCGGCCAGTACCTTCCGGAGACGCTCAAACATTATGCTTCCCATAGTTGGAGGCAAAAGCTGGTGATCAAAAGGGAAGGGGTGGAGTTTTTTGAAGAACGCACCAGTGGCAAGCGGGCCAGTATCAACTATGGTATTTTGATGCACAGGCTGCTGGCGCACATCAGGTATAAGCCGGAGGCGGGACGAGTGCTGGATGAACTGCACATTAAAAATGAATTTTCGGAAGGGGAGCAGGAGGTGTTGGCAGGGACATTAAAGAAGATGCTCGACCATAAGGTGGTGGGCGGCTGGTTTGGAAAGGAGTGGGAGGTGCGCACCGAGGTGCCGGTGCTGGTGCCCGGTGGCAGGCCTGGCCGCATCGATAGGGTGATGCTGGGGAAGAAAAAAACGGTAATAGTCGATTATAAGACCGGGGCAAAAAAAGACAGGGACCGGGAACAGGTGGAGGGCTATGCGGGGCTGCTTGCGCAAATGGGCTACCCCAACGTGCATGGCTACCTGCTGTACCTGGATAACATGGAGGTAGTGGAGGTGCTTGCTGGCCCCACATTGAGCCTGGGGTTTTAG
- a CDS encoding lysophospholipid acyltransferase family protein yields the protein MPNWALYRISDAMYWTVYRLVGYRTKVVRANIRNSFPDWPKEYCKGIEHKFYVHFCDMVVEAIKTFSISKKELAQRITHRNPGLLQEYFDKGQHITLVGGHYGNWELFIASTGMHFSHQPLALYTPLHNKFMNKKLTRSRSRFGVWMKGYQEAKEVVKSGTTGPVAFIFGSDQSPSITQKPYWTNFLCQETGVLFGAEKFARDNNTPVVYWFIHKMKRGCYEVEYRLLCEKPGSLEKGMITEAHTRMLEDDIRKAPAYWLWTHKRWKRNKSDFEAYEKEKNEDKNICKRPAIN from the coding sequence TTGCCCAATTGGGCCTTATATCGTATTTCGGATGCCATGTACTGGACCGTATATCGGCTGGTTGGCTATAGAACGAAAGTAGTGAGGGCAAATATCCGGAATTCGTTTCCGGATTGGCCAAAGGAATATTGCAAAGGGATCGAGCACAAGTTCTATGTGCATTTTTGTGATATGGTAGTAGAGGCAATTAAAACTTTTTCCATATCAAAAAAAGAATTGGCGCAGCGTATCACCCACCGCAATCCTGGGTTATTGCAGGAATATTTTGACAAAGGACAACATATAACCCTGGTGGGCGGCCATTATGGCAATTGGGAATTGTTTATTGCCAGTACGGGCATGCACTTTTCCCACCAGCCATTGGCGTTGTACACCCCGCTCCACAATAAATTCATGAACAAGAAATTGACCAGGAGCCGTTCAAGGTTTGGGGTGTGGATGAAGGGGTACCAGGAAGCAAAGGAGGTTGTGAAAAGCGGGACGACAGGCCCGGTGGCATTTATTTTTGGGTCGGACCAAAGCCCAAGCATTACCCAAAAGCCTTACTGGACAAATTTTTTGTGCCAGGAAACGGGCGTGTTGTTTGGGGCTGAAAAATTTGCCAGGGACAACAATACCCCTGTGGTCTATTGGTTTATTCATAAAATGAAACGGGGATGTTATGAGGTGGAGTACCGGCTACTCTGTGAAAAACCTGGTTCCCTGGAAAAGGGAATGATAACGGAGGCCCACACCCGGATGCTTGAGGACGATATTCGCAAGGCGCCAGCCTATTGGCTTTGGACGCACAAGCGTTGGAAGAGGAATAAAAGCGATTTTGAGGCTTACGAAAAAGAAAAAAACGAGGACAAAAATATTTGTAAGCGGCCTGCTATAAATTGA